The following are from one region of the Halictus rubicundus isolate RS-2024b chromosome 15, iyHalRubi1_principal, whole genome shotgun sequence genome:
- the Shd gene encoding cytochrome P450 family 24 subfamily A member shade, with the protein MLLSSAWFEVIAAALLTILILATSYRPAWWFWAGAFHKKNASTEEKHEGSSKSNCKTVSDVPGPYSLPILGTRWIFSWFGSYRLNKIHDAYKDLHRRYGPLCKEEALWNFPVISVFSRRDIEAVLRRGSRYPLRPPQEVISHYRRTRRDRYTNLGLVNEQGQMWHDLRTALTSELTGANTVLGFFPALNIVADSFVDLIRRRRTGYKVTGFEELAYKMGLESTCTLILGRHLGFLKPDSTKTTTARLAEAVRVHFTASRDAFYGLPLWKLLPTSAYKQLIESEDAIYSIISEIVEATIREKRDDAKDESVEAVFQSIMRQKSLDIRDKKAAIVDFIAAGIHTLGNTLVFLFDLIGRNPQVQARLYEEACSLAPPGCDLTVDDLRKAKYLRACITESFRVIPTTTCVARILDEPIQLDEYHLTAGTVVILHTWIAGLDEENFKNAAEYTPERWLKPVTPHSPLLVAPFGAGRRICPGKRFVDLALQLILAKIIREFEIVVDEELGLQFEFILAPQSPVFLGFRDRPAKA; encoded by the exons CTTCGACCGAGGAAAAACACGAGGGAAGCAGCAAGAGTAACTGCAAGACGGTGTCGGACGTGCCGGGTCCGTACTCGCTGCCGATCCTCGGCACCAGGTGGATATTCTCGTGGTTCGGTAGCTATCGGTTGAACAAGATCCACGATGCTTACAAAG ATCTGCATCGACGTTACGGGCCGCTCTGCAAGGAAGAGGCACTATGGAACTTCCCGGTGATCTCGGTGTTCTCCCGCCGCGACATCGAGGCCGTTCTCCGACGAGGATCGAGATATCCGCTTCGTCCTCCGCAAGAGGTGATATCGCACTACCGGCGGACGCGTCGGGATCGTTACACGAATCTTGGCCTGGTCAACGA ACAGGGGCAAATGTGGCACGATCTTCGGACCGCGCTTACGTCAGAGCTGACCGGGGCCAACACCGTCCTTGGCTTCTTCCCGGCGCTGAACATTGTCGCCGATTCCTTCGTCGATTTGATTCGTCGGCGACGCACGGGGTACAAGGTAACGGGATTCGAGGAGCTCGCCTACAAAATGGGACTGGAAA GCACTTGCACGCTGATCCTGGGTCGGCACCTCGGCTTCTTAAAGCCCGATTCGACCAAGACGACCACCGCGAGACTGGCGGAAGCCGTACGGGTTCACTTCACCGCCTCGCGCGACGCCTTTTACGGATTGCCGCTTTGGAAGTTGCTGCCAACGTCCGCGTACAAACAGCTGATAGAGAGCGAGGACGCTATATACAG CATCATCTCGGAGATCGTCGAGGCTACCATTCGTGAGAAGCGGGACGATGCCAAAGACGAATCCGTGGAGGCGGTTTTCCAGTCGATTATGCGGCAAAAGAGTCtcgacatacgcgacaaaaaggCGGCGATCGTCGACTTTATCGCGGCCGGCATCCACACG CTCGGAAACACTCTGGTGTTCCTGTTCGACTTGATCGGACGCAACCCGCAGGTGCAAGCACGACTGTACGAGGAAGCGTGCTCGTTGGCGCCGCCCGGCTGCGACCTGACCGTCGACGATCTGCGAAAGGCAAAGTATCTGCGCGCCTGCATAACAGAGTCCTTCCG AGTGATTCCCACGACAACCTGCGTCGCTCGGATCCTGGACGAACCCATTCAGCTCGACGAATATCATCTTACCGCGGGA ACCGTGGTGATACTGCACACTTGGATAGCCGGTCTCGACGAGGAGAACTTCAAAAATGCCGCGGAGTACACGCCCGAGAGGTGGCTCAAACCCGTTACTCCCCATTCGCCGTTGCTGGTCGCACCATTCGGAGCCGGTAGGAGGATATGCCCGGGGAAACGTTTCGTCGACCTCGCGTTGCAGCTCATTCTGGCTAAG ATTATCCGGGAATTCGAGATCGTCGTGGACGAGGAGCTCGGTTTACAGTTCGAGTTTATCCTCGCGCCGCAGAGCCCGGTGTTTCTCGGTTTCCGCGACCGACCTGCTAAAGCGTAA